The following proteins are encoded in a genomic region of Cricetulus griseus strain 17A/GY chromosome 7, alternate assembly CriGri-PICRH-1.0, whole genome shotgun sequence:
- the LOC113836806 gene encoding dexamethasone-induced Ras-related protein 1 gives MTHLGGEAPARELPHAAYKGGVERGKPEPAVPNSPATLERSRSRSQVLPPLPSLYLFSAPILPPGPRCPMKLAAMIKKMCPSDSELSIPAKNCYRMVILGSSKVGKTAIVSRFLTGRFEDAYTPTIEDFHRKFYSIRGEVYQLDILDTSGNHPFPAMRRLSILTGDVFILVFSLDNRDSFEEVQRLKQQILDTKSCLKNKTKENVDVPLVICGNKGDRDFYREVEQREIEQLVGDDPQRCAYFEISAKKNSSLDQMFRALFAMAKLPSEMSPDLHRKVSVQYCDVLHKKALRNKKLLRAGSGGGGDPGDAFGILAPFARRPSVHSDLMYIREKTSVGSQAKDKERCVIS, from the exons ATGACGCACCTTGGCGGGGAGGCGCCAGCCCGGGAGCTTCCGCACGCTGCATATAAGGGCGGTGTGGAGCGCGGAAAGCCAGAGCCTGCTGTCCCCAACAGCCCAGCTACGCTCGAGCGGTCCCGAAGCCGAAGCCAAGTCCTTCCGCCACTCCCGAGCCTCTACCTTTTCTCGGCTCCGATTCTGCCCCCGGGGCCCCGTTGCCCAATGAAACTGGCCGCGATGATCAAGAAGATGTGCCCGAGCGACTCTGAGCTGAGTATCCCTGCCAAGAACTGCTACCGGATGGTCATCCTCGGCTCATCCAAAGTGGGCAAGACTGCCATCGTGTCGCGCTTCCTCACGGGCCGCTTCGAGGACGCCTACACTCCTACCATCGAGGACTTCCACCGCAAGTTTTACTCGATCCGCGGCGAGGTCTATCAGTTGGACATTCTGGACACGTCCGGCAATCATCCGTTCCCCGCCATGCGGCGCCTCTCCATCCTCACAG GAGACGTTTTCATTCTGGTGTTCAGCTTGGACAATCGAGACTCATTCGAGGAGGTGCAAAGGCTCAAACAGCAGATTCTAGACACCAAGTCTTGCCtcaagaacaaaaccaaagagaatGTGGACGTGCCTCTGGTCATTTGCGGTAACAAAGGGGACCGGGACTTCTACCGAGAAGTGGAGCAGCGCGAGATTGAACAGCTGGTAGGCGACGACCCTCAGCGTTGTGCCTATTTCGAGATCTCAGCCAAGAAGAACAGCAGCCTGGACCAGATGTTCCGTGCGCTCTTTGCTATGGCCAAGCTGCCGAGCGAGATGAGCCCCGACTTGCACCGCAAAGTGTCTGTGCAGTACTGTGACGTGCTGCACAAAAAGGCTCTGAGGAACAAGAAGCTTCTGCGTGCGggcagcggcggcggcggcgaCCCCGGAGACGCCTTTGGAATCTTGGCGCCCTTTGCGCGCAGACCCAGCGTGCACAGCGACCTCATGTACATTCGTGAAAAGACCAGTGTCGGCAGTCAGGCCAAAGACAAGGAGCGCTGTGTCATCAGTTAG